Proteins from a single region of Hydrogenimonas thermophila:
- the hpf gene encoding ribosome hibernation-promoting factor, HPF/YfiA family, giving the protein MNISIVGRHFELTDAIKQHIESAIDGLKKYNLDIISTRVVIDADERNGKKGYSVEFVINMANKNTVVIRQKDKDVYAAVDLAIDRAHKVLRRHHDKVTEHKSVRPDELAAAHEAEIAAALADDTDEIVPTELELYKPLEIEEALNLLKSSPDKQFIVFNDMDGKMRVLYRRNDGRFGLY; this is encoded by the coding sequence ATGAATATAAGCATTGTAGGTCGACATTTTGAATTGACTGATGCCATTAAACAACATATTGAAAGTGCTATTGACGGTTTGAAAAAATATAATCTAGATATCATTTCTACTCGTGTTGTAATAGATGCAGATGAGCGAAACGGTAAAAAAGGTTACAGCGTAGAGTTTGTTATCAATATGGCAAATAAAAATACTGTTGTCATTAGACAAAAAGACAAAGATGTTTATGCTGCTGTCGACTTGGCTATTGATCGTGCTCACAAAGTTTTAAGAAGACATCATGATAAAGTGACTGAACATAAATCTGTAAGACCAGATGAACTTGCTGCAGCACACGAAGCTGAAATTGCTGCTGCTTTAGCAGATGATACTGATGAAATTGTTCCAACAGAACTTGAACTTTACAAACCACTTGAAATAGAAGAGGCACTAAATCTACTAAAATCTTCACCAGATAAACAGTTTATAGTATTTAATGATATGGATGGAAAAATGAGAGTGCTTTATCGAAGAAATGATGGACGTTTCGGTCTTTACTAA
- a CDS encoding type II secretion system protein, translating into MRHGFTLLLAIVIMVLIGTLMSLMLSFTTTTSKQTEDIYLKEQAELIARSATEYALLKISGNNWSNGECINNINDLNRYKNFDVNITIYYFGKGLPSSCNILDNNLYTKESNGTALIDVIVSITDPITSEKINFHKRTIQKP; encoded by the coding sequence TTGAGACACGGTTTTACACTTCTTTTAGCTATTGTAATAATGGTACTTATAGGTACATTAATGAGCCTGATGCTAAGTTTTACAACTACAACATCAAAGCAGACAGAAGATATTTACCTTAAAGAGCAAGCAGAACTTATAGCAAGAAGTGCAACAGAGTACGCTCTTTTAAAAATTTCCGGCAATAATTGGTCAAATGGAGAGTGCATTAACAATATAAATGATCTAAATAGATACAAAAACTTTGATGTGAATATAACTATATACTACTTTGGAAAAGGTCTACCATCTAGTTGCAATATATTAGACAATAATCTATACACAAAAGAGTCAAATGGAACAGCACTAATAGATGTTATTGTCTCAATAACAGATCCTATAACCTCAGAAAAGATTAATTTTCATAAACGGACTATACAAAAACCTTGA